A window from Pyrococcus yayanosii CH1 encodes these proteins:
- a CDS encoding MinD/ParA family ATP-binding protein, which translates to MAVVVVTGRGGAGKTTTTANISTYFAQEDYRVLAIDGDLYLPNLGLHFALDNVKYTVHSVLKDPNMDPEWAIYRHKETGVYVMPGSSRLEDVLGISGQRLRDLVDNLRYKYPLIFVDSPTGVPFDTLPTFEAANYQIIVVEIERSPIYSFETMVENEVLKLKALGDRYGLKVGVVINKVREAADVIDKIVEVIEEEIGVPVLGVIPFDDSVPESINAGIPVLVYKPHSDASLAFKEAGQITEEWIFGSKG; encoded by the coding sequence ATGGCAGTTGTTGTGGTTACAGGAAGGGGGGGTGCTGGAAAGACAACGACAACAGCAAACATAAGCACGTACTTTGCTCAAGAAGATTACAGGGTCCTTGCCATAGATGGAGACCTATACCTTCCTAACCTTGGCCTTCACTTCGCCCTTGACAATGTCAAATACACCGTTCACAGCGTCCTCAAGGACCCGAACATGGATCCTGAGTGGGCCATCTACAGGCACAAGGAGACGGGCGTCTACGTTATGCCCGGCAGTTCGAGACTGGAAGACGTACTTGGCATCTCGGGACAGAGGCTCAGGGATCTTGTCGATAACCTCCGATACAAGTATCCCCTAATATTCGTTGATTCACCTACCGGCGTCCCATTTGACACCCTACCTACTTTCGAGGCTGCCAACTACCAGATAATCGTTGTCGAAATAGAGCGATCCCCTATTTATTCGTTTGAGACGATGGTTGAGAACGAGGTTCTCAAGCTAAAGGCCCTCGGAGACCGCTACGGGCTTAAGGTGGGTGTCGTGATAAACAAGGTCAGGGAGGCCGCTGACGTTATAGACAAGATAGTCGAGGTCATAGAGGAGGAGATAGGTGTTCCCGTCCTTGGTGTTATACCCTTCGATGACAGCGTTCCCGAATCCATAAACGCCGGTATCCCTGTTCTCGTTTACAAGCCCCATAGCGATGCTTCTCTGGCCTTCAAGGAGGCAGGTCAGATTACAGAGGAGTGGATTTTCGGCTCGAAGGGGTGA
- the hmgA gene encoding hydroxymethylglutaryl-CoA reductase (NADPH), protein MDIEELIEKVARGEIKLHQVEKYTEGDRRLATEIRRKALERKLGVKLEHIGHYSIDPNELIGRNIENMIGVVQIPMGVAGPLRINGEYARGDFYIPLATTEGALVASVNRGCSALTEAGGVVTTLLDDKMTRAPLIKCPNARKAREVAEWVKANIEYLQEKAVSKVTRHGKLRDVKPFIVGKNLYMRFEFETGDAMGMNMVTIASEEIMKVIEEHFPDVRYLALSGNLCVDKKPNAVNFILGRGKTVIAEAVVPRGIVERKLKTTPELIAEVNYLKNLVGSAQAGAYGFNAHFANIVGAIFLATGQDEAQITEGAHGITLAEVTPEGDLYISVTMPSLEIGTVGGGTRVPTQREALSIMGVAGGGDPPGVNAKKFAEIVAGAVLAGELSLLAAIAAKHLARAHKMLGR, encoded by the coding sequence ATGGACATCGAAGAGCTTATAGAGAAGGTCGCCCGGGGGGAGATAAAGCTCCATCAGGTGGAGAAATACACGGAGGGTGACAGGAGGCTCGCGACTGAGATAAGGAGGAAGGCCCTTGAGAGGAAGCTTGGCGTTAAGCTGGAGCATATAGGTCACTACTCCATAGACCCCAATGAGCTCATCGGCAGGAACATAGAGAACATGATAGGCGTCGTCCAGATTCCGATGGGCGTAGCTGGGCCTCTCAGGATAAACGGGGAATATGCGAGGGGCGACTTCTACATACCACTTGCAACAACCGAGGGAGCACTCGTGGCTTCGGTTAACAGGGGTTGTTCCGCCCTGACGGAGGCAGGGGGCGTTGTGACGACGCTCCTCGACGACAAGATGACTAGGGCACCGCTCATCAAGTGTCCTAATGCCAGGAAGGCTAGGGAGGTCGCGGAGTGGGTTAAGGCTAACATAGAGTACCTCCAAGAGAAGGCCGTTTCGAAGGTCACACGGCATGGCAAGCTCCGCGATGTTAAACCCTTCATAGTGGGCAAGAACCTCTACATGCGCTTCGAGTTCGAAACGGGCGATGCCATGGGCATGAACATGGTCACGATAGCGAGCGAGGAGATAATGAAGGTCATCGAGGAACACTTCCCAGACGTTAGGTATCTCGCCCTCTCCGGAAACCTCTGTGTCGATAAGAAGCCTAACGCCGTCAACTTCATCCTCGGGCGCGGAAAGACGGTCATAGCGGAGGCCGTTGTGCCGAGGGGGATAGTTGAGAGGAAGCTAAAGACGACGCCCGAGCTGATAGCGGAGGTTAACTACCTCAAGAACCTCGTGGGCTCGGCCCAGGCCGGGGCCTATGGCTTCAACGCTCATTTCGCCAACATAGTCGGAGCTATATTCCTCGCCACAGGGCAGGACGAGGCCCAGATAACGGAGGGGGCTCATGGGATAACGCTCGCCGAAGTTACGCCGGAGGGCGACCTCTACATAAGCGTCACGATGCCGAGCCTCGAAATCGGGACGGTTGGTGGCGGGACGAGGGTGCCTACGCAGAGGGAAGCCCTGAGTATCATGGGTGTGGCTGGCGGCGGGGATCCGCCCGGCGTCAACGCCAAGAAGTTCGCCGAGATAGTCGCGGGGGCCGTTTTAGCAGGGGAGCTCTCACTCTTGGCTGCTATCGCAGCTAAGCATCTGGCCAGGGCTCACAAGATGCTGGGGCGCTAA